CAACGTCCTCGGCTACGAGACCACCGTGCCGATCACGCTCGACGAGATGCTGCCCATGGTGCGCGCGGTGGCCCGGTCGGCCCGACGTCCGCTGGTGGTCGCCGACCTGCCGTTCGGCTCGTACCAGTCGTCGCCGCAGCAGGCGCTCGCCTCCGCCACCCGGATGATGAAGGAGGGCCTGGCGCACGCCGTGAAGTTCGAGGGCGGGCGGCCGGTGGCGGCGCACGTCGAGGCCGTGGTGAACGCCGGCATCCCCGTGATGGGCCACCTGGGTTTCACCCCGCAGAGCGAGCACGCCCTCGGGGGCTACCGCGTGCAGGGGCGCGGCGACCAGGGTGACCAGATCGTCAAGGACGCCTGCGCGCTGCAGGACGCCGGCGCCTTCTCGGTCGTGCTGGAGATGGTCCCCGCCACCGTCGCAGCGCAGATCACCGAG
This DNA window, taken from Angustibacter luteus, encodes the following:
- the panB gene encoding 3-methyl-2-oxobutanoate hydroxymethyltransferase, which gives rise to MSDTTPDEQPAPYGAGPASSGPAVRRVRVHHLQQMKERGERFTMLTAYDQMAAEIFDEAGIDVLLIGDSAANNVLGYETTVPITLDEMLPMVRAVARSARRPLVVADLPFGSYQSSPQQALASATRMMKEGLAHAVKFEGGRPVAAHVEAVVNAGIPVMGHLGFTPQSEHALGGYRVQGRGDQGDQIVKDACALQDAGAFSVVLEMVPATVAAQITEVLHIPTIGIGAGPDCDAQVLVWQDMAGLRGGKMGRFVKQYADLRGELLRAAQDYAGEVRSGAFPTAAQSFEA